Part of the Carassius auratus strain Wakin unplaced genomic scaffold, ASM336829v1 scaf_tig00216805, whole genome shotgun sequence genome is shown below.
acagcaactgaagcTTTATCTTGTAGAGTGTAGTCTGCTGCACTTCTCCGATCGGCAGATCCCGATCCACAGCTTCCATCCCGATAACAAGAGGAAAGAGCTTATGCTCCGTCAGTTTGGGTCGTAAGACACCCTGAATAACATGAAAACTCAACAGGAtttgctttctgccatctcggtCTACATTAACTTCTTTCTGAAACGTCAGAAATGAACCAGGCTCATGCATCAGACAAACCATGTCTAgctggacatgtctacttttaaaataagccatttaaatagtataataataacaataattttatatttaggcctatgtaattcaaatgaaaccaaccagaggtgcagtgtttccagtctgaactcattatctgtaatgatgTCACACCATATTCGGTCATCTACTACACAATGCGTGAATTCTGTTCATAATTCTaagtagcctatagcctataattaaaacatttaaagtagactaattacggggaaaacttaacttattttaatatacattttaatatattttattccatgtcgttgtagatcacaggctaaagtaaaattcaaatggtgttttatgaataaagttgtcaagtctgctttgtcaataacatgcagcagccggaaaaatatattattttattattaatttaattaattattattattattattattattattattattattattttatcttacaagcaccactagcaaagaattcGCAGGAttattaataaactctgctgtctgccgcttctctcctggtgtAGATAACCTGAGCAGCGGTTGCtgcttgtcggtgcagtacagaggggatgaaaggggcgtttcagcgccgcccacacattcaaacaaatattaaagcataatctcattttttacccacaaacaaaaatacgaaaaatccagctaaattttcgttttccgtttcttaaacaaaacgaaaaaaacgaaaatcaaaccgtttctcatttatctttatttatttttaaatagaaaatcgaatgaccaaaagatacacggacccaTCTTGAAAAGCTTGTAAAATTGCTTCTTTTGACTTAGGCAAAATAAGGCACACAAAAGTCACACTTTTGACATAGGCGATTATACTACAGGGGTAGAATTGCACGATCTGTTCAACTGAGGATGTGGGCAATTTTACATCACGAGAAGATATCTTATGCAAAAGAAatcatttttgtcaaaaaatgACGTAGGCAATTATTTTAGGAAGGTGACGATATGTGTTTGTACACTAATAAACCACGAAAAAACACATGGAAGCTGCAAAATCATATAGAGAAGTAGTTGGTAAGCAGGAAAGAGTGCAAAATTTTGACAAACTAACATTAATAACCTAAGGTTATGTGGTAAAGATCCGAATGAGCTCTAGCTCTTACTGCAATTCTTCCTTCTATATATTATCCCGATATAGGCTACGTTCAGATTGTCAGTCCAAAAGAACTAACATTAGCACCAAGCTAGCACCAAGTTACTGCAATGAATTAGACTACATACTTTcccaaattaaaacaaattaacataGGACGCCGCGATAGAGCTCGAATATGGGTAATGGGAATTACAATCAGGCATGGGCTACTTTATGCTACACAAGCCTACTGCAACGGCTAATaaaatggcaaccaaaatccacgAAAATTTTTACCAAAACCTTCGACAAAGCAGGTAACACCGATAGATTATATTTCAATGACAgatataacattaataaaatatatcttaacGTTACACTTACTTGGCAGCCGAACTTCACGCGAAGGAGATCCCGACTAATTCCCACACGGCGGTTATCTAAGGCGCGTCCGAAGTGCGGATCCGTATGTGATCTGTTCTGGGTCCGCTGATTAAAAGCGCAGGCGGGGCCGATCCTGGAGGCGGGGCCGATCCTGTTAGCGCAGCGAAAACGAATCTGACAGTCAGGCGGATCTGGCGGCTTGAGGGCGGGTCCGCCACGGACTCCTTTGCTGTGTGGGTATTAACGTGGATTGCATTATTAACTTGGGACAAACTTCCTGCTTTTCTCCGGGTGATTTACTCTTACATTTTAATGACTACTTACCTGTCTTCACAAGAAGTGTTTTTGCTACTTCTTGCACCTCAGACCATCTGAATGTGTCTGTGCGTAACGGGACTTTACTTGTGAAGGACGCGTTTTGTTTGGAGACGGACTTGAGACGCCTTAAAGAGACTATTCGCTGTTCGTTTCACGATTCAAACGGTGAGATCTTTTCTATGTGCCTTAAATTACGATTCGCCTCAGTCCAAACATCATTATTACATTCTATGCAACACGTATCAAATCAACGGAAACCGAGAATAAGGCGAGCCGTGAATTCAGCGCCTCAGTTTCAGTTACCGAACTACCAGGTTTCAGTGCCCGAGAACGAGCCGGCGGGTACGAGAGTCATCACCCTCAAAGCGACTGACAGTGACCATGGAGAGGCGGGGAAGATCGAGTATGGCATGGAAGCATTATTCGACAGCCGTTCCAACGACTTCTTTAGGATAGATCCTCAAACAGGCAGCATTGAGACTGTCCAGCCATTAGACAGAGAAGTTAAAGACACTCACGTGTTTAAAATCACAGCAACTGATAATGGCATACCGCGACGCACAATCACGTCATACCTGACTGTTACAGTTAGTGACACTAACGACCACGGGCCCGTCTTTGAACAGAATGAATACAGGGTTAGGATACGAGAGAATGTGGAAGTTGGTTTTGAGGTAATTACAGTCAGGGCGACAGATGGAGATGCACCATCCAATGCGAACATGATATATAAGATCGTGAATGGCGAGGGTGTCAATTCTGGGTTTGAAATTGATTCTCGAAATGGACTGGTCAAGATTCGCTTGCGTCCAGATAGAGAAACCATGTCTCAGTATCAGCTGATAGTAGAGGCCAATGACCAGGGAAAGGACCCTGGGCCTCGCAGTGCTACCGCGACATTGCACATCACAGTTGAAGATGAAAACGATAACTATCCTCAGTTTAGTGAGAAAAGATATGTAGTGCAGGTGCCAGAAAATGTGGTGGTTAACACTAAAGTGGCCCAGGTAGAAGCCACTGACCGAGATGAGGGCAATAATGCCAAGGTTCATTACAGTATAATCAGTGGCAATGTAAAAGGTCAGTTCTTCATTCACACCCCAACTGGAGCCATTGATGTCATAAACCCTCTGGACTACGAAATTATCAGAGAATATAATTTACGCATAAAGGCCCAGGATGGAGGCAGGCCTCCTCTCATTAATGGAACAGGCATTGTTGTCATCCAAGTTGTGGATGTGAATGACAACGCTCCTATGTTTGTAAGCACTCCTTTCCAAGCCACCGTTTTAGAGAATGTGCCCATTGGATATTCTGTTATTCACATTCAGGCcattgattctgattctggagAAAATGCTCGTTTGGATTACAGCCTCACAGACACCACTCCAGGCTTTCCCTTCACCATCAATAACAGCACTGGATGGATCACAGTCAGTGCTGAGCTGGACAGAGAAACCACTGAGTATTACACCTTTGGAGCAGAAGCCAGAGACAATGGTGTTCCGGTAATGTCGTCCTCAGCTAGCGTTAGCATCACCATTCTAGATGTGAATGACAACATCCCTGCATTCACCGAAAAGGTATACTCTCTAAAAATCAATGAAGATGCTGTTGTAGGGACCAGTGTGTTAACTGTTACAGCTCTGGACCGTGATGTAAACAGTGTGGTCACCTATCAGATCTCCAGTGGTAATACACGGAACCGGTTTGCCATCACTAGTCAAAGCGGAGGTGGACTCATCACGCTGGCTTTGCCGTTGGATTACAAACAGGAACGCCAGTATGTTCTGACTGTCACTGCCTCTGATGGTACACGCTTCGACACAACACAGGTGTTCATCAATGTAACTGATGCTAACACTCACAGACCCGTGTTCCAGAGCGCAAGCTACCATCAGACTTTCAGCGAGGACCGACCCATTGGATCAACTGTTGTGGTAATCAGCGCCACAGATGAAGACACGGGTGAGAACGCACGCATTACATATATCATGGAGGACAACGTCCCACAGTTCAAGATTGATCCGGACACAGGTGCCATCACCACGCAGATGGAGATAGACTATGAAGATCAAGCCTCCTACACGTTGGCCATCATCGCGCGTGACAATGGAATCCCTCAGAAGTCTGATACCACCTATGTGGAAATCATTGTTCTTGATGCAAATGATAATGTGCCACAGTTTGGGAGGGATAAATATCAGGGTACCGTGTTTGAAAACTCACCTGTGTTCACCAGTGTGCTCCAGATATCTGCTTCAGACAGGGACTCGGGGTCTAATGGGCGCGTGAGCTACACCTTTCAAGGTGGCGATGACGGGGAAGGTGATTTCATGATTGAGCAGTACTCTGGAATTATAAGAACACAAAGGATGCTGGACAGAGAGAACGTTCCAGTGTATAACCTGAAGGCCTATGCTGTTGATAGAGGTGTTCCTCCTCTCAAAGCAGCAGTGGAGATCCAGATTTCTGTGTTAGACATCAATGACAATGCTCCTGTTTTTGAGAAGGATGAACTGTGTATCTACATCAAAGAAAACAGTCCTGTCGATTCAGTGGTTGCCCGGATCAACGCCATGGATCCAGATGAAGGAACCAATGCTCAGATATTGTATCAGATTGTGGAAGGAAATATCCCAGAGGTCTTTGATTTGGATATATTCACTGGAGACTTAAAAGCACTTGTGGATTTGGACTACGAAACCAAATTGGAGTATGTCATAATCGTACAGGCCACATCCGCTCCTTTGGTCAGCAGAGCAACCATCCACATTCGTCTGATTGATGTCAACGACAATGATCCCGTCCTGCAGAATTTCCAGATTATCTTCAATAACTACGTCACCAATAAATCCAACAGTTTTCCATCTGGGATTATAGGAAAGGTACCTGCCTATGACCCAGATGTGTCAGATAAACTCAAGTATAGTTTCACTGAAGGAAATGAGCTGAGTTTGCTGATTCTAAACACAAATACAGGTGAGCTCAAACTCAGCAAAGATCTGGATAACAACAGACCACTGGAGGCCACCATGAAAGTTTCTGTCACAGGTCAGTCAAATTTTCTTTGTATCTTTTGAATCAACTGTCTTTGCTTGAAACACTCCTTAAGTTTGAGCagggtaaaacaacaacaacaacaacaaaaaattttttGATAAAGATAAACTAATGTTCAATATATAATTTCAGTATGTTGGGTTGATGTGATGGATCTGCTGCTCCGAAAGGACTGCATGATTTCAGGTTGTGTTTGCTGCAGGCTGAACCACAATCCTGTTTTTCTGCTTATGAGGTGTTTGCGAGAAGAAAGCAAGAACCGTTTGTGCATGGGGATGAAGTCTCAGTTACTTTTAGAGGATTATTTAACTTTTGTTAAATCCAAAATCCCCGCCAGTATTCCCTTCAGAAATGTTAGAGGTGAGCAACATATTGTTTAATGTAGTGCCTCTTAGTATTATACTCAGTTTATCCTTTCATTCTCTGTGATAATTTATCACACAAATCACAgtcaagttttttattattttatgtgagTTGTTTCATTTGAATGATTTTACTTCTTAACATTATTCATTCTGATTCTGTGACGTGTTAGTGTGTTGTTTCAGTGCTTTATCATATCATGTTAGATTATATACAGCCAGCCTCTTCAAATGGCACCAGCTTCGCATTTCTCACACTCTTCCTTCTTTTTCTGTCCTCCTTTTCTATCTATCTTTTCCTCCCACATAGCGCTCTTCTTGTTAATTTGCAACTTGCAATTAAAATACATCTCACTGAACACAGCTCTCTTGTCTGTGCTTTGTGGCTTTACGGTTGTGTCTTTGTTGGTCTGATGGCTGGTCCTCATCTGAATGTGCATGCTAGTGGTCATTGTTTGGGTTGTAATGAGCCACATTCAAGCCATGCTCTCTCATTCCTGACATAGACACATCATTTTCCAGCGCCATAGCAGGTTCCTTCCTCTTCAACCCCCTCTTATTTCACACAGCTCTCCTTCTTTTTGGTCTGCTAATCGAATGCATTTTATTCCTGGACATATCCACATTTCAGATGTTAGGTAACCATTAACACTGTGTATGTGACCTCTCCACCTCCAGCCAACTGAAAAGGATACTTAAGGGAAAACATGTGACAGAGTTCTAAATTTCAATGTCTAAACTGGTCTGTGAGTgtgtttaaaacatttagctGATAAAGATGTGTCTCTAAATTCAGCCATACTCAGAAATGTAGCAAATCTGACTTATTATTTTGTCCCGACAAACAATAATACAGGCAAAACAATtctgaaaaatgaatgaatgaatgaagaaatATTCAACATACCCGAGAGGCCTGAGACACATCTAGAGACCAATATATCATAGAGACTTGGGAATGGGCTCTTTTGATTTGGGGCTGAAAGCAGCCACACAGAACACCTTAGAAACCgcatagcaacatgttaaaagcCAGTCAATATAAATGCATCGCAGCGCGCTAGCAACCACCCACTGGGAGACCCACTAGAATCATGGTTTTGAGTTTTGCATGGACAAGCGCATTTtacattgtttgttttgtttgtttgtgtttttacaaaatgtaaaaattttttttttttctgaaacgttTTTAAGGATCATTCCCTgtcattcatatttaaatgtaccATACTCCACACTTGAATGCAAAACGATTTAGAAAAGTGAACttatgtgctttatttatttatttatttatttattttttacctgatCCGACcctcaaaagtgtttttttttttttttggggggggggggggggagggtaACTTAATGTAGTCATCTAAAGGCAATCATGTTAAACAATATTTTAGACTGATATAAAAAACAGTTTCTTTAATTGTTACCACATGACTCACAGTTTTGGTCTTACCCCACAAAGGGAACAATATGAAGACATTGTTATCTTTCATTCCTCAACAGGTGTTTTTCCTACTGACTTGAATTATTTATTCAAGTACTTGGGGACATACAAGAGGTACCAGATATGTCCCTGATAAAAGCAAGTTAACATTCTAGTCAAAACAAGGCAAATTCTAGCCTAAAACAACACCAGTCTGAACAGCAAACACAATGGAGTGAGGGCTGCTTGTTTCAACAATAACCTAATCTCTTTTATCTTTGTCTGTTGACATTCAATAAGCCTTTTCCCAATTTGAGGGGTGTCCTCTTCAAAATGATGGTGCTTTAATTTTCCTGGATCAATACGGGTAATAAGCCATCTGTCAAGGCCTCAAGAAAGATGGAGCCAGGCATCATTCATACTGGTGAAATTGTGTGTTTTTGATGTTTCCATCTTTCAGTTTTGATCCATGTCACATCTAAAGAAAGAGGGGAGGTGATTTATCACTTCTAACCATTTTCTTCCTCTTTTACCCCTGCTGTCTGCAAATGAGTCTGCTAATACATGCAGATTTTTCAGCAGGTTGAGCTTCTGCCTGTGGGCCACTGCATCTGTGTCTCTTGTATAGTTGACTGTATCCCACTCAGTGCTTCAGGTCTTGCATACCTGAACTATTATACATTTCATTACCAAACTCTCTGAACTTGTATTTCAGTTGGGACTCGAAGAAATATATCTTTTAATGGTCTTTTAATGGTCAGATAGTTGAGGTTTATAGATAAATGATTCCCAATGGAATTTGCACTTAAAGTAATTCACTTTGAAGGAATTTTCTCACAGAAATTGTTTgtaagtttttaataaataattacaaagaaactacAAGTTacagaaatttaaattaaatttgaattaaagaaattgtattttctttgaaaaaagtATTTCAATGAAATTCTGCAAAACTGATATAAACAGTAAAATCAATTAAGTTGAGTAAGGGAGACTGAGGGCAG
Proteins encoded:
- the LOC113098990 gene encoding cadherin EGF LAG seven-pass G-type receptor 1-like, which codes for MGRVRHGLLCCVGINVDCIINLGQTSCFSPGDLLLHFNDYLPVFTRSVFATSCTSDHLNVSVRNGTLLVKDAFCLETDLRRLKETIRCSFHDSNGEIFSMCLKLRFASVQTSLLHSMQHVSNQRKPRIRRAVNSAPQFQLPNYQVSVPENEPAGTRVITLKATDSDHGEAGKIEYGMEALFDSRSNDFFRIDPQTGSIETVQPLDREVKDTHVFKITATDNGIPRRTITSYLTVTVSDTNDHGPVFEQNEYRVRIRENVEVGFEVITVRATDGDAPSNANMIYKIVNGEGVNSGFEIDSRNGLVKIRLRPDRETMSQYQLIVEANDQGKDPGPRSATATLHITVEDENDNYPQFSEKRYVVQVPENVVVNTKVAQVEATDRDEGNNAKVHYSIISGNVKGQFFIHTPTGAIDVINPLDYEIIREYNLRIKAQDGGRPPLINGTGIVVIQVVDVNDNAPMFVSTPFQATVLENVPIGYSVIHIQAIDSDSGENARLDYSLTDTTPGFPFTINNSTGWITVSAELDRETTEYYTFGAEARDNGVPVMSSSASVSITILDVNDNIPAFTEKVYSLKINEDAVVGTSVLTVTALDRDVNSVVTYQISSGNTRNRFAITSQSGGGLITLALPLDYKQERQYVLTVTASDGTRFDTTQVFINVTDANTHRPVFQSASYHQTFSEDRPIGSTVVVISATDEDTGENARITYIMEDNVPQFKIDPDTGAITTQMEIDYEDQASYTLAIIARDNGIPQKSDTTYVEIIVLDANDNVPQFGRDKYQGTVFENSPVFTSVLQISASDRDSGSNGRVSYTFQGGDDGEGDFMIEQYSGIIRTQRMLDRENVPVYNLKAYAVDRGVPPLKAAVEIQISVLDINDNAPVFEKDELCIYIKENSPVDSVVARINAMDPDEGTNAQILYQIVEGNIPEVFDLDIFTGDLKALVDLDYETKLEYVIIVQATSAPLVSRATIHIRLIDVNDNDPVLQNFQIIFNNYVTNKSNSFPSGIIGKVPAYDPDVSDKLKYSFTEGNELSLLILNTNTGELKLSKDLDNNRPLEATMKVSVTDGIHQVMAFCTLRVTIITDEMLTNSITVRLENMSQERFLSSLLSLFAKGVAAVLSTSREGVFIFNIQNDTDVSGNILNVTFSALLPGGAQDHYFPSEELQEQIYLNRTLLQKISSQSVLPFDDNICLREPCENYMKCVSVLKFDSSPPFIASDTVLFRPIHPINGLRCRCPTGFTGDYCETEIDLCYSGPCHNNGRCRSREGGYTCECLEDFTGENCEIDARSGRCVPGVCKNGGECVNLLVGGFTCSCPSGEYEKPFCEMMTRSFPGQSFVTFRGLRQRFHFTVSFMFATRERNALLLYNGRFNEKHDFIAVEIIEEQIQLTFSAGTTLLPLLQLRRPGH